A single region of the Salicibibacter cibi genome encodes:
- the spoVM gene encoding stage V sporulation protein SpoVM, with protein sequence MKFYTIKLPKFLGGFVRAVLGSFKKE encoded by the coding sequence ATGAAATTTTATACCATTAAGTTGCCGAAATTTCTGGGAGGGTTCGTCCGCGCTGTTCTAGGTTCGTTTAAAAAAGAATAG
- the rpmB gene encoding 50S ribosomal protein L28: MSRKCVVTGRGPSSGNKRSHANNSTKRRWGANVQKVRILVNGKPKKAYVSTKALKAGKVTRV; this comes from the coding sequence ATGTCCAGAAAATGCGTCGTTACCGGCCGAGGTCCATCATCCGGAAACAAGCGATCACACGCGAATAACTCAACGAAACGCCGTTGGGGCGCGAACGTACAAAAAGTACGGATTTTGGTAAACGGAAAGCCAAAAAAAGCGTACGTATCAACCAAAGCTTTGAAAGCCGGCAAAGTCACGCGCGTTTAG
- a CDS encoding Asp23/Gls24 family envelope stress response protein: MALEMNSQLGSIDISKEVVATVAGGAATDVYGIVGMASQKQIKDGISELLKRDNFSRGVVIREFDDDLHIDMYIIVSYGTKISEVAYNVQTKVKYQLEQMLGLTVESVNIFVQGVRVSNP, translated from the coding sequence ATGGCCCTTGAAATGAACTCTCAATTGGGATCCATCGATATATCAAAAGAAGTGGTGGCGACAGTCGCCGGTGGGGCCGCGACAGACGTTTACGGAATTGTAGGAATGGCTTCCCAGAAACAAATCAAGGACGGAATATCCGAGTTGTTAAAAAGGGATAATTTTTCACGGGGCGTCGTCATCCGCGAATTCGACGACGATCTTCACATCGATATGTACATTATCGTCAGCTACGGGACAAAAATATCGGAAGTCGCTTACAATGTGCAAACGAAAGTGAAGTATCAGCTGGAACAAATGCTGGGATTAACGGTCGAATCGGTAAACATTTTTGTGCAAGGTGTGCGTGTAAGCAACCCGTAG